The proteins below are encoded in one region of Gloeocapsa sp. PCC 73106:
- a CDS encoding DUF4351 domain-containing protein: EGKAEGKAEGKREERINLISRILNRKLGNLAPEWTEQITRLTTEQLETLVEALLDFNSPQDLINWLQENSIDNKAN; encoded by the coding sequence GAAGGTAAAGCCGAAGGTAAAGCCGAAGGTAAAAGAGAAGAGAGAATCAACTTAATTTCACGTATTCTCAATCGCAAATTGGGTAATTTAGCTCCAGAATGGACTGAACAAATTACTCGACTGACTACAGAGCAGTTAGAAACTTTAGTCGAAGCGCTACTGGATTTTAACAGTCCACAGGATTTGATCAATTGGCTCCAAGAAAACTCAATAGACAATAAAGCTAAC